AACCATGGTCACGCCCAGCAGATGGCCCCGATCGACGTCGACCACCATGCGCGCCCTGCCGGTGTATCCGTCGGCAAAGAGCTTGGCTCCCATAACGACATCGCCGATTTCGACATCGATCGCTTTGATCCGGTGACCAGCCTGTGCGGCCTGATCAGCTGTCAGGCCGACCGCTGCGGCTTCGGGGTCGGTAAAGAATGCCTGCGGCACCGCGTGATGGTCGGCGGTGGTCGCGTGCATGCCCCACGACGTGGTGTCTAGCGGTCGTCCGGCGGCACGGGCGCCGATCGCGGTGCCGGCGATCCGCGCCTGGTATTTGCCTTGGTGGGTCAGCAACGCGCGATGGTTGACGTCGCCGGCGGCATAGAGCCAGCCGTCGTCAACAGCCCGCACTCGGCAGGTGTCATCGACGTCCAGCCAGCTGCCCGGCGTCAGTCCTATTGTCTCCAAGCCGATGTCGTCGGTTCGCGGTGCTCGGCCGGTGGCGAAGAGTACCTCGTCGACCCGCAGCTCGGTACCGTCGTCCAGCTCGAGGACCACTGGGCCAGTTGGGTTGGGGCGGCCCAGCGCGCGTACCGATACTCCCACGCGCACGTCAACGCCGGCGTCGGCCAGTCCGCGACCGATGAGTTCCCCCACAAACGGTTCCATTCGGGGCAGCAGGCCAGATCCCCGAGCCAGCAGGGTCACCGAGGCGCCCAGTCCCTGCCAGGCGGTCGCCATCTCCACACCGACGCCGCCGGCGCCGACGATCGCAAGCCGGTCGGGGACCGTACTGTTGTCGGTGGCTTGGCGATTGGTCCATGGCCGGGCTTCGGTGATGCCAGGAAGGTCGGGGAGTGCTGGCCGGCTTCCGGTGCAGATGACAACGGCATGCCGGGCGGTCAGCGCCACGCTTTCGCCGCTCGACTTGGTGACGACGACGCGGCGCGGACCGTCCAATCGCCCGTCACCGCGTATCAGCGTCGCGCCGATTCCACTCACCCAGTCGGCCTGGCCGGTGTCGTCCCAGTGGGCCACATAGCGGTTGCGGCGGCCAAAGACGCCGGCTGTGTTGATCGAGCCGTCGACTGCTTCGCGCGCGCCGTCGACCCGTCGGGCGTCAGAGATCGCGATGACCGGACGCAGCAAGGCTTTGCTGGGCACACAGGCCCAATAGGAGCATTCACCCCCGACGAGTTCGCGCTCCACCACCGCGACACGCAGGCCCCCCGCGCGGGCACGATCGGCGACGTTCTGTCCAACGGGTCCCGCGCCGAGCACGACGACGTCATACGTTTCACCCTCACGGCAGCCGGGTGTTGCCATTGGCGCCTGGTCCTGTTGGGCCGCGGTCATAATCAAAGATCCTTTCGTCGGACTCTGCCAGCGACGCTACGCGCGCCTAGCGCCGGTGAGCCGTGCCGGCCTATCGCCCACCAGACGCAAAAGCTCTCGACACGCCGTGCGAAAAGGGACCTTTATGTCTCAGTGTCGGTGTTGTGTGTGCCGCGAGGTGGGTGTGTCGGTGTGACAGACGCCGTGTCGCGGTGGTTTGTTCCGGATCACCTGGTGTCTGGCTCACTTTGCGTCTGCCGTCCTCTTGGGGTTGGCGTTGAGCAGTATTGCCGGCACTAGGTGAGAAGGACCGGCCGGCGTGACTTGATAGGAGCGTGGCTTTCGCCCCGACTGAGATGTGTCCGCCGACCGGCCCAACCTCAACACCCCCTCAAGTGAAGGAGGTGAACCGCCCCGGCATGTCCGGAGACTCCAGTTCTTGGAAAGGATGGGGTCATGTCAGGTGGTTCATCGAGGAGGTACCCGCCGGAGCTGCGTGAGCGGGCGGTGCGGATGGTCGCAGAGATCCGCGGTCAGCACGATTCGGAGTGGGCAGCGATCAGTGAGGTCGCCCGTCTACTTGGTGTTGGCTGCGCGGAGACGGTGCGTAAGTGGGTGCGCCAGGCGCAGGTCGATGCCGGCGCACGGCCCGGGACCACGACCGAAGAATCCGCTGAGCTGAAGCGCTTGCGGCGGGACAACGCCGAATTGCGAAGGGCGAACGCGATTTTAAAGACCGCGTCGGCTTTCTTCGCGGCCGAGCTCGACCGGCCAGCACGCTAATTACCCGGTTCATCGCCGATCATCAGGGCCACCGCGAGGGCCCCGATGGTTTGCGGTGGGGTGTCGAGTCGATCTGCACACAGCTGACCGAGCTGGGTGTGCCGATCGCCCCATCGACCTACTACGACCACATCAACCGGGAGCCCAGCCGCCGCGAGCTGCGCGATGGCGAACTCAAGGAGCACATCAGCCGCGTCCACGCCGCCAACTACGGTGTTTA
Above is a window of Mycobacterium tuberculosis H37Rv DNA encoding:
- a CDS encoding oxidoreductase, which translates into the protein MTAAQQDQAPMATPGCREGETYDVVVLGAGPVGQNVADRARAGGLRVAVVERELVGGECSYWACVPSKALLRPVIAISDARRVDGAREAVDGSINTAGVFGRRNRYVAHWDDTGQADWVSGIGATLIRGDGRLDGPRRVVVTKSSGESVALTARHAVVICTGSRPALPDLPGITEARPWTNRQATDNSTVPDRLAIVGAGGVGVEMATAWQGLGASVTLLARGSGLLPRMEPFVGELIGRGLADAGVDVRVGVSVRALGRPNPTGPVVLELDDGTELRVDEVLFATGRAPRTDDIGLETIGLTPGSWLDVDDTCRVRAVDDGWLYAAGDVNHRALLTHQGKYQARIAGTAIGARAAGRPLDTTSWGMHATTADHHAVPQAFFTDPEAAAVGLTADQAAQAGHRIKAIDVEIGDVVMGAKLFADGYTGRARMVVDVDRGHLLGVTMVGPGAAELLHSATVAVAGQVPIDRLWHAVPCFPTISELWLRLLESYRDSFYLLV